A DNA window from Hevea brasiliensis isolate MT/VB/25A 57/8 chromosome 2, ASM3005281v1, whole genome shotgun sequence contains the following coding sequences:
- the LOC110669265 gene encoding uncharacterized protein LOC110669265 produces the protein MKSGAKDPFDDVQACVMFKLLRDYELEISGADKRCSVIALAEQFRSIFVRNLSSQLRNLDHVFTLRILKSISSMIQPKELHHAMKLWKGLDHKRVEDFIKFPGILGKLELITHLVQDLAEGYFTGKLPIELSDDEETVLLVNVLQQQPPFIGDNDARSKLRYIFEKAIELYNTLSPEVVDNQNGNKRQKT, from the exons ATG AAATCTGGAGCTAAGGATCCGTTTGATGATGTGCAAGCGTGTGTGATGTTTAAACTGTTGCGTGATTATGAATTGGAGATCTCTGGAGCTGATAAGAGATGCTCAGTCATTGCACTTGCTGAAC AATTCCGCTCAATATTCGTAAGAAATCTGTCTTCGCAGTTGAGGAATTTGGATCATGTGTTCACACTGAG GATACTCAAAAGCATTTCTAGCATGATCCAACCAAAGGAGCTGCATCATGCGATGAAATTATGGAAGGGACTCGACCACAAAAGAGTTGAAGATTTTATTAAGTTTCCAGGGATACTAGGGAAACTTGAA CTGATCACACACTTGGTGCAAGACCTTGCTGAGGGTTATTTTACTGGGAAACTGCCAATTGAATTGTCGGatgatgaagaaacggttctgcTCGTCAATGTGCTGCAGCAGCAGCCTCCCTTTATTGGG GACAATGATGCAAGGTCCAAGCTAAGATACATTTTTGAGAAGGCTATTGAGTTGTACAACACTTTATCGCcagag GTGGTGGATAATCAAAATGGAAACAAAAGACAGAAAACTTAG